Proteins encoded by one window of Candidatus Nomurabacteria bacterium:
- a CDS encoding YidC/Oxa1 family membrane protein insertase, which produces MLLLLWNFILYKPLLNALVFLTSIAPAHDVGIAVVLLTIVVKLILFPLTKKSIINQAKMKNIEGEVAKIKAETPDKTEQAKKTFELYKANKVNPFSSCLVVLIQFPIIIALYQTFKNGLDQYPELLYSFVHYPEHIRTFFLGFIDITKHSLLLAILAGVTQFIQAHLSFSSTAPSVPVSKDASFSAQLGQSMQFQIKYLLPPFIAFIGYTVSAAIVLYWVTSNIVSIIQEVIIRKKAGLLDTKALFKFRNK; this is translated from the coding sequence ATGTTACTATTACTTTGGAATTTCATACTCTATAAACCCCTCCTTAATGCTTTGGTCTTTCTAACATCGATTGCTCCGGCGCACGATGTCGGTATTGCGGTCGTTCTCCTTACTATTGTCGTTAAATTGATACTTTTTCCTTTAACCAAGAAATCGATTATTAATCAGGCGAAAATGAAGAATATTGAGGGTGAAGTCGCAAAAATAAAGGCAGAAACCCCTGATAAGACAGAACAAGCTAAAAAAACCTTTGAATTGTATAAGGCAAATAAGGTCAATCCATTTTCGAGTTGTCTTGTTGTGCTTATCCAGTTCCCTATCATTATTGCGCTCTATCAGACATTCAAGAATGGACTAGATCAATATCCAGAACTTCTCTACTCTTTTGTTCATTATCCTGAACACATACGGACATTTTTCCTTGGATTTATTGATATAACCAAACACAGCTTACTCTTAGCTATTTTGGCTGGCGTAACACAGTTTATACAGGCTCACCTCTCGTTTTCATCAACTGCGCCAAGCGTCCCAGTAAGCAAGGATGCTTCGTTTAGTGCTCAACTGGGGCAAAGCATGCAATTTCAAATAAAGTATCTCCTGCCGCCATTTATAGCCTTTATTGGCTATACCGTGTCAGCAGCTATCGTACTGTATTGGGTAACTAGCAACATAGTAAGTATTATTCAGGAAGTTATCATTAGAAAAAAAGCTGGTTTATTAGACACCAAAGCACTTTTTAAGTTTAGAAATAAATGA